The DNA sequence AGTACTTAAAGATATCATGTTCAAGGGTTATGAACTAGGCGTTAATGTAAAATTTAAACCTATTGAAAGTGATAAATATATGGACTGGGTGAATGCGCAGGGAAAACCCAGACATATTATCACCCTAGTCGCGCGTAAAGCAAGCGGCACAGCAATTTCAAAGGTAGCGAATATAGTAGCTGAGAACGGCCTGAACATTGATATGATACATCGTCTTTCAGGACGAATACCTATGAACGGTGAACTTATCCCCAGACAGGCATGTGTTGAATTTTCAGTACGCGGCACGCCCCAAAATCTGGATCTCATGCGCTCCAGCTTTCTGACTATGGCTACAGAAGAACAGGTAGATATTGCATTACAGGAAGACAATGTATTCCGACGCAATAGACGGCTTGTTGCCTTTGACATGGACTCTACCCTTATACAGGCCGAAGTCATTGATGAACTCGCTAAGGCAGCCGGTTCCGGAGATCTGGTCAGCAGCATCACGGAGTCTGCTATGCGGGGGGAAATAGATTTTCAGGAAAGCTTACGCCAGAGGCTTGCCACTTTAAAAGGACTTGATGAATCTGTTATGGTCGAAATAGCTCAGAATCTTCCTATCACTGAAGGAGCAGAACGACTTATCTCCAACCTTAAGAAATTTGGGTACAAAACAGCTATTATTTCAGGTGGATTCACTTATTTTGGAGAGAAACTGCAAGAACGCCTTGGTGTTGATTATGTGTATGCCAACAGACTTGAAATTAAAGACGGCAAACTTACTGGAGGAGTCATAGGTGATATCGTGGACGGCCCTAAGAAAGCTGAATTACTCCGCAAAATAGCTGAAAAAGAACAGATCAGTCTACAACAGGCTATTGCTGTCGGTGACGGGGCAAATGACCTGCCAATGCTATCTATTGCCGGTCTAGGAATTGCTTTTCATGCCAAGCCCAAAGTCAAAAAAGATGCCCGGCAATCCATATCCCACTTCGGACTGGACTCTATCCTTTATCTCATCGGATTGCGTGACAGAGAAATGGACTAACATCACCTGTAATTATAAAAACCAAAAGGTAGCCACAGACAAAAATGTCAGTGGCTACCTTTTTTATTATCACATTTATTTAAAAAAATAATAATTCGGAAGCAATCTATTTATTGGCAGGAGCTGATTTAGGTGGAAATACGAGCAAGGTAACCCGCCGATTACGTTTTTGATTTTCAGGAATACTCTTACCATTTTCATCTGTATTAGGATACATCGGCGCTGTATCAGCCATCCCGAGAACCTTAATTCTTTTTTTGCTGAAACCATTCTTAAGAAGATAACGGGCAACAGCACTAGCTCTGGCCGAAGATAGTTCCCAGTTAGACGGGAATTGCTTGGAGTGCATAGGGATATTATCTGAATGCCCTTCAACAACAATATCGTAGGGAGACTTTGCCAGCGTGGGAACAATCTGGTTAAGCACCTTGATAGCCGGTGGAGTCAAGTCGGCTTTTCCGCTTTTGAAAAAGAACTCTCCTTTAAGAATAATGGCAACAGAATCAGGGCGCATTTTAATTTTAAGAGCATCTGTCTCTCTCCCCACAAGGCGTGACATCTCAATCTGCATCTCAAAGATATTACGCTGATCTTTGCTGACAGACATTCTTGCAATAGGAGCTCCGTCAGGGGTTCTACCTTTAACCTCAACCCCCATTGCCTCAGCAAGTGATTCAGAAACATCTTTATATTTATTCTGATCAACGTCTGCGATAGTAAGAAGCAATACAAAAAAACAAAGCAAAAGAGTCATCATATCGGCCAGAGTAAGGGCCCAGCCCCCTTCTTCTCCACCCTGTGCAGGCTTTTTCAACTGAAAATTGTCTGCCATAGTCCCTCCAGTTACTTCTTGGCCTTAACAGTGGCCCACTTACGGGGAGGCAGATAGCCTTTAAGCTTATCCATCACAATTGCTGAAGGGGTCTTATCTTTGATGAAAAGAATACCATCGCGAATTACCTGCATAAGCAATGTGATTTCGTCGA is a window from the Maridesulfovibrio zosterae DSM 11974 genome containing:
- a CDS encoding OmpA/MotB family protein; this translates as MADNFQLKKPAQGGEEGGWALTLADMMTLLLCFFVLLLTIADVDQNKYKDVSESLAEAMGVEVKGRTPDGAPIARMSVSKDQRNIFEMQIEMSRLVGRETDALKIKMRPDSVAIILKGEFFFKSGKADLTPPAIKVLNQIVPTLAKSPYDIVVEGHSDNIPMHSKQFPSNWELSSARASAVARYLLKNGFSKKRIKVLGMADTAPMYPNTDENGKSIPENQKRNRRVTLLVFPPKSAPANK
- the serB gene encoding phosphoserine phosphatase SerB; translation: MPEIILIQISGEDKAGLTSALTEVLAGYGIDILDIGQSVIHNQLILGILIHIPQESESAPVLKDIMFKGYELGVNVKFKPIESDKYMDWVNAQGKPRHIITLVARKASGTAISKVANIVAENGLNIDMIHRLSGRIPMNGELIPRQACVEFSVRGTPQNLDLMRSSFLTMATEEQVDIALQEDNVFRRNRRLVAFDMDSTLIQAEVIDELAKAAGSGDLVSSITESAMRGEIDFQESLRQRLATLKGLDESVMVEIAQNLPITEGAERLISNLKKFGYKTAIISGGFTYFGEKLQERLGVDYVYANRLEIKDGKLTGGVIGDIVDGPKKAELLRKIAEKEQISLQQAIAVGDGANDLPMLSIAGLGIAFHAKPKVKKDARQSISHFGLDSILYLIGLRDREMD